The following are encoded together in the Anoplopoma fimbria isolate UVic2021 breed Golden Eagle Sablefish chromosome 9, Afim_UVic_2022, whole genome shotgun sequence genome:
- the LOC129095346 gene encoding P2Y purinoceptor 14-like, which produces MSDRAREEVNQSSVTNQRDDDGSATCDQVDSPAYLFFMMVHSLVFLVGLLLNGFIVKFYFCRAQQKQASSSIRVYLKNLAAADFLLCLCLPIRIANYASSSATIHSVNCNFGTASLFFNMYASIMFMGYIAANRYLKVVRPLGTHILQSVRAAHIISTATWVFLLAWSSAFAILSFRTQKPFSSILMRCEGYYNGRFTWLYKITHTCSTVTFLSVLVSLVFFYYSIFRRVSLVRQRQPASSGSKTLAKSRRNMLVLLSVFCFCFVPYHLVLLPKAFLWRCSWGRFLHYVMEVTIVMSVLNVCLDPLIYFILCKKFRTQLNVKQLFEVKFNGNV; this is translated from the exons atgagtGACCGAGCACGAGAGGAAGTCAATCAGTCATCAGTCACAAACCAGAGGGACGACGACGGTTCGGCCACCTGTGATCAGGTGGACAGCCCAGCCTACCTCTTCTTCATGATGGTCCACAGTCTCGTGTTCTTG gtGGGTCTCCTCCTCAACGGCTTCATCGTGAAGTTTTACTTCTGCCGAGCTCAGCAGAAGCAGGCGTCCAGCAGCATCAGGGTCTACCTGAAGAACTTGGCGGCCGCCGACTTCctgctctgcctctgtctccCGATCCGCATCGCCAACTACGCCAGCAGCTCCGCCACCATCCACTCGGTCAACTGCAACTTTGGCACCGCCAGCCTCTTCTTCAACATGTACGCCAGCATCATGTTCATGGGCTACATCGCCGCTAACAG GTATCTGAAGGTCGTTCGACCTTTAGGAACTCACATCCTACAGTCGGTGAGGGCCGCTCACATCATCTCCACGGCAACCTGGGTTTTCCTCCTGGCCTGGTCGAGCGCCTTCGCCATCCTGTCGTTCCGCACCCAGAAACCTTTCAGCTCCATCCTGATGAGGTGTGAGGGCTATTACAACGGCCGGTTCACCTGGCTGTACAAgatcacacacacctgctccaCCGTGACGTTCCTGTCCGTCCTCGTCTCCCTCGTCTTCTTCTACTACAGCATCTTCCGGCGGGTGTCGCTGGTGCGGCAGAGGCAGCCGGCGTCCTCCGGCTCCAAGACGCTCGCAAAGTCACGCAGGAACATGTTGGTGCTGCTCAGTGTCTTCTGCTTTTGCTTTGTCCCCTACCACCTGGTTCTGCTTCCCAAAGCGTTCCTGTGGAGGTGTTCGTGGGGGAGGTTCCTCCACTACGTGATGGAGGTCACCATCGTGATGTCCGTTCTCAATGTCTGCCTGGACCCGCTCATCTACTTCATCCTCTGCAAGAAGTTCAGGACCCA ACTAAATGTGAAGCAACTTTTTGAGGTCAAATTCAATGGAAATGTCTGA